The genome window AGGGCTTTCATGGAGATCACAGTAGCCATTATTCCTTTTTCTCCTTTGCGTTATTCTCCCGCTGTCCTCATTCCACCCTCTCACCCCTTTTGGGGGGCACGCAAGGGCAGTCAGCCAGCGTGTGAGTTGAAATGTTCGCTCACCTCTTTGGCGAGCCGATGGATTTTACCACAAAATAAGAGGAATCGTCCAGACTCGCCCCCGATTCCTGCGCAAAAAGGGGGCGCGCTCCATCCCCTGCGGCTTTCTCAACTCCTGACAGGCGCTCAGCCTTTCAGGTAGTTTTCCAGCGCACTGGCATTTTTCATCGCCGGTTCAAATTCGGGGTTCAGTTCAGCCGATAACCTGAAGTGGTGCAGGGCTTGCCGGTAGTCTTGCGCATCCAGCCCGTCGGTATCGCCAAAATGCACCAGCGCCAGCCCGTACATGAACTGCAAGAGGTAGTTCTCGGGGAACTTCTCCACCGCCAGGCGACCGGTTTCCAGACCCCGCCGCCAGTCCTGCGCTTCCATGAAGTACTCCATCGTCAGGAAATACCCCAGCCATTCCACTTCCCGCATGCGGGGATGATGCTGGTAGAGCCAGTTAAAGTGCTCGCGAATCTCATCGGCGTACATGCGCGAAGAGGTGGTCGGGCGGTTGAAACCCAGCAGAGACAGGCAGAGCAGGATGCGCGGCTGAGGGGCATCCGGATTCAGGGCAATGGCTTGCCTGAGGTATTCCTCAGCATGGGCGCTCTGCCCCAGGTTCGTGTACAACTTCGCCAGTTCCATGGCTTCGTCGAACGTCGGAGTGCGCCCGACAACGGCGCGGCGCAGTTCCTTAATGCGGGCTTCCTGTTGCTGACGGGTGGAGATTTTCTTGATTTGCGTACCGCAGTAGGTACAATGTGTTGAGGTAGAGTCCAGCGGAGCCCCGCAGGAAGGGCAGTGGATGGTCTTTTTCATTTGACTATCTCCCTGATTTTCCTTATGCCGATGGCGACTCAAAGAGAACCGAAAATTTACCCTTAAATATACATGAAGTTTTTAAATTGAAATATCCAAAATCCCCCCCCAAAAAAATCTAACCGGCAAGTTTCCCGGCATGCGCACTGCCTGCAACAGCCCCACCCGCAGGACTGATCTCAGCCGCGCACCCACCTGCCGCGCTGGACTTTCCAGCCCTTCAGCACGTGGATTTCGCCTTCCACCCTGCCGCCCGCGTAAATGCGCAGGACGCCGAACGACGGCGGCACCCGCCCGGGGATGATGCCCAGACTGGCAGAGCCGGGGTTGAAGAACAGTTTGCCGCCCTCGCGGCGGTTCTCCGCCTGATGGGTGTGCCCGTAGATGATGACATCGGCATGCGGACAAGCCCGCAGAACCACGTTGCGGTAGCGCTCAAAACGGTAGCCCTGCAGGACGTAGAGGGCTTTATCCCACCAGTAGCGCAGGAACGAGCCCTGCCCGTGAATCAGCGCCAGGCGCGCGCCGCCCAGTTCCATCTCCACCGCCCACGGCAGGGCAGGGGTAAACATCCAGTCGCGGTTGCCGCGCGCGGCGCTCACCGGCGCCACCTGCTCAAGTTCATCCAGCACCGCCGGCACGCACACATCCCCGGCGTGCAGAATGCGCTGAACCCCCTGCGCACGCAGGCACTCGATCAGCGCGGGGTGCAGG of Anaerolinea thermophila UNI-1 contains these proteins:
- a CDS encoding zinc ribbon domain-containing protein, with translation MKKTIHCPSCGAPLDSTSTHCTYCGTQIKKISTRQQQEARIKELRRAVVGRTPTFDEAMELAKLYTNLGQSAHAEEYLRQAIALNPDAPQPRILLCLSLLGFNRPTTSSRMYADEIREHFNWLYQHHPRMREVEWLGYFLTMEYFMEAQDWRRGLETGRLAVEKFPENYLLQFMYGLALVHFGDTDGLDAQDYRQALHHFRLSAELNPEFEPAMKNASALENYLKG
- a CDS encoding metallophosphoesterase family protein, which codes for MEPLITLGVVADTHVPDRVNALHPALIECLRAQGVQRILHAGDVCVPAVLDELEQVAPVSAARGNRDWMFTPALPWAVEMELGGARLALIHGQGSFLRYWWDKALYVLQGYRFERYRNVVLRACPHADVIIYGHTHQAENRREGGKLFFNPGSASLGIIPGRVPPSFGVLRIYAGGRVEGEIHVLKGWKVQRGRWVRG